From one Leishmania panamensis strain MHOM/PA/94/PSC-1 chromosome 11 sequence genomic stretch:
- a CDS encoding palmitoyl acyltransferase 7, putative (TriTrypDB/GeneDB-style sysID: LpmP.11.1070): MTEDYDGKTDRECLDSTVATLSPPAGNGGSLQPSPMQSSSPQCGPAVLTPASAAAEVAYASGVIGLPSHAPNSTAAQACSAGLTHASMTHTGGQALSSIPASGPEKPISNLGEYGKGPVWPLIAAAASSESFTETLDIFSPASAREANFEVAKQSWRRGGGNHLPFQTFVAVPAGVDVGEGNMSRLPCVNLGPADADRPIAEEMEVAEKHRYSDERDDAFPMAGSYLDVGAEHIHGGDLHCGMEGAGEAWESDDRVEDDPKISRSAEPCCSLCVDVSKDPDIWRRSQPRRHAFERPLHSMQVMAFVFELLLIGLFWSSVFAGYILLYTQDKQDCMAELVTFALLVLAGTIWLYGSLILISFRDCADRSNTGELCVFCRRCTRLSSKHCKACNKCVEGFDHHCKWLNMCVGDKNYRLFFSFVSAAVCVSLAGFAGGMTYLAKWWHVLAKNHNAYFRVGPIVMCVLIAIGVGPMIHLLLFHTYLCIIGKTTYQHIVDKRERVVQFPSGETEGRIRRKRRRLCCC, encoded by the coding sequence ATGACGGAGGACTACGACGGCAAGACAGATCGAGAGTGCCTCGACAGTACGGTAGCCACACTGAGTCCGCCGGCCGGCAACGGCGGTTCCCTCCAACCGAGCCCGATGCAGTCGTCTTCGCCTCAATGCGGCCCAGCTGTTCTCACccctgccagcgccgctgcggaggtggcgtACGCTTCGGGGGTAATAGGGCTGCCGTCCCACGCGCCCAACAGTACTGCTGCGCAGGCTTGCAGCGCAGGGCTAACCCACGCCTCTATGACGCATACCGGAGGTCAGGCGCTCAGTTCCATCCCTGCGTCAGGCCCTGAGAAGCCGATCTCTAATCTTGGTGAGTACGGCAAGGGACCTGTGTGGCCGCTaatcgccgctgcagcgtcatcGGAGTCGTTTACCGAAACATTGGACATTTTTAGCCCCGCATCCGCGCGGGAGGCAAATTTCGAGGTAGCGAAACAGTCGTGGAGGCGTGGGGGTGGCAATCATCTTCCCTTCCAGACTTTTGTAGCTGTACCAGCTGGCGTAGACGTCGGCGAGGGCAACATGTCTCGCTTGCCGTGCGTGAATCTGGGCCCCGCCGATGCGGATCGCCCCATCGCGGAGGAAATGGAagtggcagagaagcaccGGTACAGTGACGAGCGAGATGACGCCTTTCCCATGGCAGGCAGTTATTTGGATGTTGGTGCTGAGCACATACATGGAGGCGATCTGCACTGCGGCATGGAAGGCGCTGGTGAGGCTTGGGAGAGCGACGACCGGGTCGAGGACGACCCCAAGATTTCTCGCTCAGCGGAGCCCTGCTGCTCACTGTGCGTGGACGTTAGCAAAGACCCTGACATTTGGCGTCGCAGTCAACCACGTCGCCACGCGTTCGAGCGCCCGCTGCACTCAATGCAGGTTATGGCGTTTGTctttgagctgctgctgattggCCTTTTCTGGTCGAGCGTCTTCGCGGGGTACATCTTGCTCTACACCCAGGACAAGCAGGACTGCATGGCTGAGCTGGTCACCTTTGCTCTCCTCGTGCTTGCCGGGACGATATGGCTCTACGGGTCCCTCATATTAATCTCCTTCAGGGACTGTGCAGACCGCAGCAACACGGGTGAGCTCTGCGTGTTCTGCCGGCGCTGCACGCGCTTGAGCTCGAAGCACTGCAAGGCGTGTAACAAGTGTGTGGAGGGATTCGACCACCACTGCAAGTGGCTGAACATGTGTGTCGGCGACAAGAACTACCgactcttcttctcttttgtctCCGCTGCCGTCTGCGTGAGTCTGGCGGGCTTTGCGGGCGGTATGACGTACTTAGCGAAGTGGTGGCATGTGCTGGCGAAGAATCACAACGCGTACTTCCGCGTGGGCCCGATTGTAATGTGCGTGCTGATCGCCATAGGCGTTGGACCGATGATTCACCTGCTCCTGTTTCACACTTACCTCTGCATTATTGGCAAGACGACGTACCAACACATTGTTGACAAGCGGGAGCGTGTCGTGCAGTTCCCCAGTGGCGAAACCGAGGGGCGGATTCGCAGGAAGCGACGGCGATTGTGCTGTTGTTGA
- a CDS encoding palmitoyl acyltransferase 7, putative (TriTrypDB/GeneDB-style sysID: LpmP.11.1080), translating into MHMTLHSPAEVADSPLPIHHVQQHLLGAHGSSPYGSPPKDAAQQRSSSARGDHAPQASLVANKLGSASVCEGEGVEAETVALAEVQQRGPSPTEAGANDALLKCVGLGAVDSERNVDEEIDAKGGSKRDEASGSGSRDEIAFALSGMHDACVVTNVLAPPSERFAVGRNVVSSNHGAADGIDGFESRSDQPLTSCCVDRRCYPDSWRQTRPRRHAFERPLHSYQIAGQIYCLVIVILFWSSVFSAYVLLYTQDKQDCMAELVTFALLVLAGTIWLYGSLILISFRDCADRSNTGELCVFCRRCTRLSSKHCKACNKCVEGFDHHCKWLNMCVGRNNYTLFFCFVSGCVFSNFATLASVICLLVRWWHILAKNHNAYFRVGPIVLCFGVLVSLGPIVYLLGFHVYLHLILKTTTYQHMVGKREETFQILVEKEPQKTQKRCFCC; encoded by the coding sequence ATGCACATGACACTTCACTCTCCAGCTGAGGTCGCCGACAGCCCGTTACCGATCCACCACGTGCAGCAACACCTCCTCGGCGCCCATGGCAGCTCGCCGTACGGGTCACCACCCAAAGACGCCGCACAACAAAGGTCTTCGTCTGCAAGAGGTGATCACGCTCCACAAGCCTCGCTGGTGGCCAACAAGCTCGGCTCTGCATCTGTctgtgagggggagggtgttGAGGCGGAGACAGTCGCGCTTGCAGAagtacagcagcgcggccCGTCTCCCACGGAAGCCGGTGCAAACGATGCGTTGCTGAAGTGCGTTGGCCTCGGCGCCGTGGATTCCGAGCGTAACGTGGATGAAGAGATAGACGCGAAGGGTGGAAGCAAGCGCGACGAGGCaagtggcagtggcagcagagATGAAATTGCCTTCGCACTGAGCGGCATGCATGATGCTTGTGTCGTGACAAACGTgctggcaccgccgtcagAGAGGTTTGCTGTCGGAAGGAATGTGGTGTCGAGCAaccacggcgccgctgatggCATTGATGGCTTTGAGTCTCGCTCCGATCAGCCACTGACCTCCTGCTGCGTGGACCGGCGCTGTTACCCTGACAGCTGGCGACAGActcggccgcggcgccacgCGTTCGAGCGCCCGCTGCACTCCTATCAGATTGCAGGCCAGATTTACTGCCTGGTGATAGTTATATTATTTTGGTCTAGCGTGTTTTCGGCCTACGTGCTGCTCTACACCCAGGACAAGCAGGACTGCATGGCTGAGCTGGTCACCTTTGCTCTCCTCGTGCTTGCCGGGACGATATGGCTCTACGGGTCCCTCATATTAATCTCCTTCAGGGACTGTGCAGACCGCAGCAACACGGGTGAGCTCTGCGTGTTCTGCCGGCGCTGCACGCGCTTGAGCTCGAAGCACTGCAAGGCGTGTAACAAGTGTGTGGAGGGATTCGACCACCACTGCAAGTGGCTGAACATGTGTGTCGGGAGGAACAACTATACCCTGTTTTTCTGCTTCGTGAGCGGATGTGTCTTCAGCAACTTCGCGACCCTTGCCAGTGTCATCTGCTTGCTCGTGCGATGGTGGCATATACTGGCGAAGAATCACAACGCGTACTTCCGCGTGGGCCCGATTGTGCTCTGCTTCGGGGTCCTTGTTAGCCTCGGCCCCATTGTGTATTTGCTCGGATTTCACGTCTACTTGCATCTTATCCtgaagacgacgacgtaCCAGCACATGGTGGGCAAGCGTGAGGAGACCTTCCAGATCCTTGTCGAGAAGGAGCCCCAAAAGACGCAGAAAAGGTGTTTCTGCTGCTAG